One segment of Burkholderia multivorans ATCC BAA-247 DNA contains the following:
- a CDS encoding LysE family translocator, with amino-acid sequence MNLHTWWLFVATVFVVSAIPGPNMLLVMTHGARHGLRRSAATMAGCLSALVLMLSVSAAGLGVFLEAWPAMFNALRFAGAAYLIYLGVKAWRASADDVPAADAEPALRHAANASRWALFRNGFLVAGSNPKAILFAAALLPQFINAAEPTLPQFGILVVTFAVIEVSWYLVYASFGTRIGATLKSRSVAKIFNRLTGGLFVGFGAMMALVRH; translated from the coding sequence ATGAACCTGCATACCTGGTGGCTTTTCGTGGCGACGGTGTTCGTCGTGTCGGCGATTCCCGGACCGAACATGCTGCTGGTGATGACGCACGGTGCGCGCCACGGCCTGCGGCGCTCGGCGGCGACGATGGCCGGCTGTCTGAGCGCGCTCGTGCTGATGCTGTCGGTGTCGGCAGCGGGCCTCGGCGTGTTCCTCGAGGCGTGGCCCGCGATGTTCAACGCGCTGCGCTTCGCGGGCGCCGCCTATCTGATCTACCTCGGCGTGAAGGCGTGGCGCGCAAGCGCCGACGACGTGCCGGCCGCCGATGCCGAGCCCGCGCTGCGCCATGCGGCCAATGCGTCGCGCTGGGCGCTGTTCCGCAACGGCTTCCTGGTGGCGGGCAGCAACCCGAAGGCGATCCTGTTCGCGGCCGCGCTGCTGCCGCAGTTCATCAACGCGGCCGAGCCGACGCTGCCGCAGTTCGGCATCCTCGTCGTCACGTTCGCGGTGATCGAGGTCAGCTGGTATCTCGTCTATGCGTCGTTCGGCACGCGCATCGGCGCGACGCTGAAAAGCCGCAGCGTCGCGAAGATCTTCAACCGGCTGACGGGCGGACTGTTCGTCGGCTTCGGCGCGATGATGGCGCTGGTCCGTCACTGA
- a CDS encoding NAD(P)-dependent oxidoreductase, translating to MDLGFIGLGEMGQAIATNLLKAGHTVRVWNRSRDRAAPLAELGARIVDAPADAFRGDAVFSMLADDAAARAVFDDALLAQAPRGLIHVNMATISVALAESLAHAHASRGLQYVAAPVMGRPDVAAAGRLTIMAGGPAEAIDRVQPLFDAIGQKTWRFGSLPQHANVAKIAANFTLASAIETLGEASALLGAHGVAMRDFLDVITHSVFPGPVYEGYGAMIAERRYEPARFKARLGLKDVRLALEAGDAASVPLPVASVVRDSLLDVLAHGGGDLDFAALGDAALRRAAR from the coding sequence ATGGATCTCGGATTTATCGGGCTGGGCGAAATGGGGCAGGCAATCGCGACGAACCTGCTGAAGGCCGGACATACGGTGCGCGTGTGGAACCGCTCGCGCGATCGCGCGGCGCCGCTGGCGGAGCTCGGCGCCCGGATCGTCGATGCGCCGGCCGACGCGTTTCGCGGCGACGCGGTGTTTTCGATGCTGGCCGACGACGCCGCCGCGCGCGCCGTGTTCGACGACGCGCTGCTTGCGCAGGCGCCGCGCGGCTTGATCCACGTGAACATGGCGACGATATCGGTCGCGCTCGCGGAATCGCTCGCGCACGCGCATGCGTCGCGCGGCCTGCAGTACGTCGCCGCGCCGGTGATGGGCCGGCCCGACGTCGCGGCCGCCGGCCGCCTGACGATCATGGCCGGCGGCCCGGCCGAGGCGATCGACCGCGTGCAGCCGCTGTTCGATGCGATCGGCCAGAAGACCTGGCGTTTCGGGTCGCTGCCGCAGCACGCGAACGTCGCGAAGATCGCGGCGAACTTCACGCTCGCCTCGGCGATCGAGACGCTCGGCGAGGCGTCGGCGCTGCTCGGCGCGCACGGCGTCGCGATGCGCGACTTCCTCGACGTGATCACGCACAGCGTGTTTCCGGGGCCGGTCTACGAAGGCTACGGCGCGATGATCGCCGAACGCCGCTACGAGCCCGCGCGCTTCAAGGCGCGGCTCGGGCTGAAGGACGTGCGGCTCGCGCTCGAAGCCGGCGACGCGGCGTCGGTGCCGCTGCCGGTCGCGAGCGTCGTGCGCGACAGCCTGCTCGACGTGCTCGCGCACGGCGGCGGCGATCTCGACTTCGCCGCGCTCGGCGACGCGGCACTGCGCCGCGCGGCCCGTTGA
- a CDS encoding Mut7-C RNAse domain-containing protein, translated as MATATFRFHGELNAFLAREQRERAFAHACARDATVKHAIEALGIPHTEIGRLSVNGAAAALERRVDDGDRIDVYPERAGGAASAPPPDAWRFVADAHLGGLAQLLRLAGFDTRYDNHFRDDEIAALAEREGRIVLTRDRELLKRRAIVRGCYVHAQQPAEQLRELFARLDLAPHMQPFRLCLRCNAPLHALDAAAAAPRVPPGVRQRHRRFAACDVCRRVFWEGSHWRRMQALVEAMRAQPAASGG; from the coding sequence ATGGCGACCGCGACCTTCCGCTTCCACGGCGAACTGAACGCGTTTCTCGCGCGCGAGCAGCGCGAGCGCGCGTTCGCGCATGCGTGCGCGCGCGACGCGACCGTCAAGCATGCGATCGAGGCGCTCGGCATCCCGCACACGGAAATCGGCCGGCTGTCGGTCAACGGTGCGGCGGCCGCGCTCGAGCGGCGCGTCGACGACGGCGACCGCATCGACGTGTACCCGGAGCGCGCAGGCGGCGCCGCGAGCGCGCCGCCGCCCGACGCGTGGCGCTTCGTCGCCGACGCCCATCTCGGCGGGCTCGCGCAACTGCTGCGGCTCGCCGGTTTCGACACGCGCTACGACAACCACTTCCGCGACGACGAGATCGCGGCGCTCGCCGAGCGCGAGGGCCGCATCGTGCTGACGCGCGACCGCGAGCTGCTGAAGCGCCGCGCGATCGTGCGCGGCTGCTACGTCCATGCGCAGCAGCCGGCCGAGCAGTTGCGCGAGCTGTTCGCGCGGCTCGATCTCGCGCCGCACATGCAGCCGTTCCGGCTCTGCCTGCGCTGCAACGCGCCGCTGCATGCGCTCGATGCCGCGGCGGCCGCGCCGCGCGTGCCGCCCGGCGTGCGGCAGCGGCACCGGCGCTTCGCCGCGTGCGACGTGTGCCGGCGCGTGTTCTGGGAAGGCTCGCACTGGCGGCGCATGCAGGCGCTCGTCGAGGCGATGCGCGCGCAGCCCGCCGCGAGCGGGGGCTAA